TTAATGGTAAAATGAACAAGATACAGAGATTGTATACATGTTTACGACGAAAACTAAACATGAGGCAAATGAATATAACAAGAATAAATGTTAGAGGAGATTTAGAATGGCCAATTTTATGAAACGTCTTTTCGAAAACGATAAAGCAGAACTAAAAAACTTAGAAAAAACAGCAGATAAAATCATTGCCCTAGCTAGTCAAATGGAAGCATTAAGCGATGATGAATTGACTGCGAAAACAGCAGAATTCAAGGAACGCTACCAAAAAGGCGCAACACTTGATGACTTATTAGTCGAAGCATTTGCGGTTGTTCGTGAAGCAGCAAAGCGCGTATTAGGCCTTTATCCATATAAAGTTCAGCTAATGGGTGGTATTACCTTACATAAAGGGAATATTTCTGAAATGAAAACCGGTGAAGGTAAAACATTAACCGCAACAATGCCCGTATACTTGAATGCTATTTCAGGCGAAGGTGTTCACGTTGTAACAGTTAACGAATACTTGGCAAGCCGTGACGCGGTAGAGATGGGTGAATTGTACCGATTCTTAGGATTGACAGTTGGATTAAACGTGGCTGGCAAATCTTCAGAAGAAAAACGTGAAGCTTATAACTGTGATATTACATACAGTACTAATAATGAATTAGGCTTTGACTATTTACGTGACAACATGGTTGTTTACCGTAATCAAATGGTACAACGCCCACTTAACTTTGCAGTTGTCGATGAAGTTGACTCAATCTTAATTGATGAGGCAAGAACACCATTGATTATTTCTGGACAAGCAGAAAAATCAACAGCACTCTATAACCGTGCGGATTTCTTTGTTAAAGGTCTTAAAGAAGACGAAGATTACACTATTGACTTAACGTCTAAATCGATTGCTTTAACAGACGAAGGAATTGAAAAGGCAGAAAAAACATTCCACGCGAACAACTTGTATGATGTGACCAATACGCGTCTTGTTCACCATTTGGATCAAGCTTTGCGTGCTAACTACATTATGATTCATGATGTTGACTATGTAGTTAATGAAGGTAAAGTCCAAATTGTTGATCAGTTTACAGGTCGTATTATGGAAGGCCGTCGTTATTCAGATGGTTTGCACCAAGCTATTGAAGCCAAAGAAAATGTTGAGATTCAAAATGAATCACGCACAATGGCGACGATTACGTTCCAGAACTACTTCCGTATGTATAAAAAATTATCAGGTATGACGGGTACAGCTAAAACAGAAGAAGAAGAATTCCGTGAAATTTACAATATGGAAGTTGTTGCTATGCCTACAAACAAGCCAATTATCCGTATTGATAATGCTGATTTATTATACCCAAGTCTAAAGAGTAAGTTTAACGCTGTAACGGCAGATATTAAACAACGCTATGAAAAAGGGCAACCGATTCTTGTGGGTACCGTTGCGATTGAAACATCAGAATTGTTATCTAGTTTGCTGACAAAAGAAGGTATTCCTCACCAAGTCTTGAATGCGAAAAACCATTTTAGAGAAGCAGAAATCGTTATGAATGCTGGACAAAGAGGAGCTGTTACCATTGCCACTAACATGGCTGGTCGTGGGACTGATATTAAATTAGGACCAGGTGTAAAGGAAGCTGGCGGTTTAGCTGTTATTGGTACAGAGCGTCATGAATCACGACGTATTGATAACCAGTTACGCGGTCGTTCTGGTCGTCAGGGAGACCCGGGTGAGACACAATTCTACCTATCTCTTGAAGATGATTTGATGAGACGCTTTGGTTCAGAACGTATCCAACAAGTATGGAGCAAATTGAATGTTGAAGAAGAAGAAGACGACTTAGCGATTCAAAGTAAAATGTTATCACGCCAAGTTGAATCTGCTCAAAAACGTGTCGAAGGAAATAACTACGATACACGTAAGAACGTTTTAGAGTATGATGAGGTTATGCGTGAACAACGTGAGATTATGTACGGTCAACGTCTAGAAGTGATTATGGAAACAGAATCACTTAATGAAGTGACAATGAATATGATTACACGCACTATTGAGCGCTTAGTAGATAACCACACAAGTGGTGAGAAAGAAAACTGGGATCTAAAAGCAATACGAGACTTTGCAGCAAATGTATTGGTTCATCCTGATACAATTAGCATTTCAGACCTAGAAAATAAAACAGCAGCAGAGATTAAAGATGATTTAACGAGTCGAGCAAAAGCTGTTTACCAAGAAAAAGATAAAGAACTAAGCAGCGAACAAATGTTAGAGTTCCAAAAGGTTGTTATCTTGCGTGTCGTTGATAACAAGTGGACAGAACACATCAGTAACATGGAGGAACTGCGCCAAGGAATTGGACTGCGGTCATATGCACAAAATAACCCGCTAACAGAATATCAAACAGAGGGCTATAATCGTTTCCAAGAAATGATTGCATCTGTGGATTATGATGTAACGCGTATTATTATGAAATCTGAAGTTCGTCAAAACTTACAACGCGAATCCGTTGGAGCTGGCTCAACAATTCGACCAACTCGTGAAGGTGAAGCAGGATCAGCTGACCGTATTGAGCAAGTCAAACGCGCTCAGTTAGCAGCAATGCAAATGCGCCAAATGTTAGTTGCCCAACAAAAGGCTATGGCTGCTAAAAAGCAACAAGAAGCTGCTAATCAAGCAGAAACTGAAACAGAACAAGCAACACCGCCAACAGCTGTAACGAGCGATAAAGTCGGACGTAACGATCTTTGTCCATGTGGCAGTGGTAAAAAGTTTAAGAATTGTCATGGTAAAGACTTATAAGAGTCGCAAGCATGAAAAATGATGGGCGGGGGCATTCTCCGCCCATCATTTTTATGCAAGAAGGGAGATCTATAATGGAATTAAGTGAAATTAAATCATTTTTAGAAGAATCAGAAGGAAAAATCGCAAGCTTCAGGAGGTCTCTTTGACTTAGAGGTACTGGAAGCAGATATTGCTGAATATGAAGATCGTATGTTGGATCCAGAGTTTTGGAATGATTCTGAAAAAGCTCAAGAGACAATTAATGAAGCCAATCAATTGAAAGGTGTCTATCATACTTTTCAAAAACTAGCGACCGTGCAAGAAGACTTAGAAATGA
This genomic interval from Jeotgalibaca arthritidis contains the following:
- the secA gene encoding preprotein translocase subunit SecA, which produces MANFMKRLFENDKAELKNLEKTADKIIALASQMEALSDDELTAKTAEFKERYQKGATLDDLLVEAFAVVREAAKRVLGLYPYKVQLMGGITLHKGNISEMKTGEGKTLTATMPVYLNAISGEGVHVVTVNEYLASRDAVEMGELYRFLGLTVGLNVAGKSSEEKREAYNCDITYSTNNELGFDYLRDNMVVYRNQMVQRPLNFAVVDEVDSILIDEARTPLIISGQAEKSTALYNRADFFVKGLKEDEDYTIDLTSKSIALTDEGIEKAEKTFHANNLYDVTNTRLVHHLDQALRANYIMIHDVDYVVNEGKVQIVDQFTGRIMEGRRYSDGLHQAIEAKENVEIQNESRTMATITFQNYFRMYKKLSGMTGTAKTEEEEFREIYNMEVVAMPTNKPIIRIDNADLLYPSLKSKFNAVTADIKQRYEKGQPILVGTVAIETSELLSSLLTKEGIPHQVLNAKNHFREAEIVMNAGQRGAVTIATNMAGRGTDIKLGPGVKEAGGLAVIGTERHESRRIDNQLRGRSGRQGDPGETQFYLSLEDDLMRRFGSERIQQVWSKLNVEEEEDDLAIQSKMLSRQVESAQKRVEGNNYDTRKNVLEYDEVMREQREIMYGQRLEVIMETESLNEVTMNMITRTIERLVDNHTSGEKENWDLKAIRDFAANVLVHPDTISISDLENKTAAEIKDDLTSRAKAVYQEKDKELSSEQMLEFQKVVILRVVDNKWTEHISNMEELRQGIGLRSYAQNNPLTEYQTEGYNRFQEMIASVDYDVTRIIMKSEVRQNLQRESVGAGSTIRPTREGEAGSADRIEQVKRAQLAAMQMRQMLVAQQKAMAAKKQQEAANQAETETEQATPPTAVTSDKVGRNDLCPCGSGKKFKNCHGKDL